In Euphorbia lathyris chromosome 10, ddEupLath1.1, whole genome shotgun sequence, the DNA window GCTAAGAAATATATCTTAGATGAACTGAATAGCACTGCTCAGAAAAACAAGGTATGTCAATTATTTCTCTGTTTCAGCTATCTAATGTGCATTATTTTGTTTTCTCTCCTTAACTAACATGGAAAATCATCGGTGCAGCTTCGGGGATTTGAAATGTTAAAGGCAATTCATTTGGAACCTCGTCCATTTGATATGGAGAGAGATATGGTAACTCCAACATTTAAGCTCAAGAGGCCGCAGTTACTCAAACATTATAAGGTATTTTTAGGCGAAATTCATCAAAATATCCTGTATTTTGAGAGATTACAATTTAATTTGCATTATCTTGGGATTTGTTTTTGCACAGGACTGCATCGATCAACTATACAGTGAAGCAAAGGAATTAAAGGCATGAAGGAGTTCTTCAAGCATGAACACGAGGTGTAGATTTGCAGAACTCTCCTTTGGTTGACTTCCGGAAAGAAGGGAAAAGAGTTTAGTTATGCTTTCAGCAGCTCTGTTTGTTGTTAAACATGATCAATGTTCATAGATAAACAAATTTGAAGGGTCATGTCCCTCAGCTTGCATATCaatgatatatttatactttgttaCATGTTACAAATGTTGTTTCATggtttgattgtgaaaggattcTAATCCCTAAAGTTAGATCTCGAGTTCGATCAATCTTAATTGAAAGAGTAGCATAAAGGGTGTCCGATCAATCTCaaaaactgatcaatcaaattcattttgaaaacaaaattgTTTCCTTCAGTAAAGGACTACTTTATGATCAATGGACAACAAGTACTTTGTCTCAGATTCACAGAAACATAAGCTGAAAATTGTATCACAGAGCATCCTAGAAAAGAAATGCCAACATTAATATCCTTACAACACACTTTATGTTACAATTATGACAGACATTCTGAATTTTCATGcagtggaaaaaaaaaattgccacaaaaaaatgacataaatcATAACATTCATAATATGAAAAGCAAGAAATGACAACCATAACATTCATAATTAGTATATACCTTTCAACTATGCTGAAGCATACTTCAAAATTTGATTGGCTGTGTATTTGGGGATTTATACCAGCAGAGGAAGATATATGGACATGAAAAGGCTTTATATTGGCAACAATAGAATCAATTATTAACACATTATGAACTtctgaaactttttttttattattacagGAAACAGTAACAAAAGACTCTTCAAGGTTCGGCAATGGCAATACAAATGGTCTGAATCACACAGCAAGAATAACTCAAAAACTGAACGAAATGCCATGTCAAAGTAAATGTACAGTCTGCTTAAGTTCGCCTAAAGGAAACCAAGTACCAATGCCCATGCTGGATAAACAAACAGAAGGACTATGCCAATGGTGTTCGATACGCCATTTGCTTTTGTAAATGCGTTTCTGAACCCACCAGATGCTCGGATGTGTTCTTGAAGCAAATAGCAAGCAATGACAAGGGATATCCCCACGCCTATCCAGCTATTCCTTACAGAGCTCGCGATCAAACTGGGAGCCACCACTATAAGTAGAATCCCAGCACCTGGCATTTCTAGCCAATCTGCAACAATAGATGTACACCAGTCAAGAAAATTGTTCCATGATCATCTTTCTTATATGATAAACATCCACACAGCAGCACTATATATGCTAGTACGAACAGGAATGGAAATACGAACAGACTAATCGCATGCacttatatatgaaaaaaggACTGCAATGAAACTTCTCAGCTGAGTAGATCTTGTCATATAATGAGTATACCTGGGAAGTGTCTTGGGAAGAAAAGACGGAGTACAACAGCAACAAGAGCAACCCACTTTCCAACCTCACCCCTGCTCAATGAAACAACTTTAAGTTAAAGAAGGCGGGGGGAAGGATTACAGAGTATACGAGCTACTGAAAAAGACGATTTCTCACCTGAAAATGTTAAACAATAGTGGCGGAAGACTGAAGAAAATGTAAGGGATCAATAAGCCAGTAAGTATGTTGCTTCTCCAGTTTGTTCGATCCAAGATCAACAAATAACTGCAATATGGATCAACGGATGAGTATGTTAGGCTAGAAGATCATAATCAACGAAAGTGAAAGGTTTCTATAGAGGTAGAACATGTCATTTGAAGCTTGCAATCAGTTCATAATCTTCAAAAATTTCCTTTAAGCACAAGATACGAACTCCTAAAGTAAAGCATATACACATTGCCATAAACTTCAAGTGCATATAAACAACAAAAGTTATCTTGCCAAAAACCCCAACTCACAAGAAAAAGTACAGTTTCCCAAATTAACAAAGGAACGCTTTTTATTCAGTTGAAACATGAATAAAGAAGAAATTGAATCAAACATTGTGAATATCTTCCAAGGTTAGAGATTCATTGTAGACACGCTCATCCATGTACTTAAGCAACATAAGCCAGGAAATCCAAATCTCACAAAATATGCAGATCATTATCTCAAAATCCATAATAAATTAGGTTAATCCAAAGACTTGATAGCTCATTTTTCAATCAATGAAGAACATACACCAGAAACAGTAATAAACAATGAAATCAACTAAGAAGCATGCCAATAAAATCAATAGAAGAAAGGGGGGCATACATAGCAGCAAAAGAAGCCATCCattgaagaaaagaagtcccgAAACCCAATCCACCAAGCTTGATAGCATGATTGGCTAGATTCTTTGCTGCATTCTTCAACTCTTGGAAATCAGAAGAAATCAGCTCACTTTTTTGCTGATCTGTTCTCATTGACAAGAAATTTTGAATCCCCATTCTCAAACTCAAACTCCTTACTTCTTCCGGGTGTTTCTTGTGTCTTGATCCAAACACAATGTTCAAATTTAAGAAAATCAGGTGACATTATAGTAAGATATTTTGGGAACAGGCTGGCGAATGCGACAAAAAGACTTGAGGATAGAGGTGGGTCAAGGATTCTATTAATTAAAGATATCTACAAAATTAAAATGCCACGTGGAATGCTTAACTAGTCtttctttttttgttaaattttgcaATTATACACTTGCCCTTTTGGttaataatgttttagtttgAAAAGGAAAGcagaaaatgttaaaaaaagcTAAAAGCTATTATCTTCTACTATCAAATTAAATTTTGCCACTTATTTTTCATTTCTTCCagattgttttatttttctaatgtCATCTTAAACTATTACTCTATTTTTTAATCCTATTTATGTAGTTGTTATCAAGACTAATCATTGAGTATTTTAGAAGCGTGACACTTGTTATactcatattttcttttacaaattaaaaatatattaaatttaattaaattcttattagataaaaacactatatatatatatatatataaagtgttgcaccaaaatatataaagaaacataaacacaacaaattaaaatatatatatttttaataaaagaaacaatatttttataatctaaaaaactattaaaataatgttgttataaaaaaaaaagtgcccCAAATGGGGCAAGGATTTGCAGCTGGGTTGGAATGGAATGTCATCCGTACACCAGATCAATAATTTAATGCTACATTATACTTTGGCCCTATTTgagaattagctgttagctgattacattagctgatttaactagctgtttgtgtagacctgtttgataaaaattagctgattgataacaacggtttgtgcaaaaagacgaataagtgcatttctttttttaatattggaggaggagtctatctattacggggcgtttggtattctattggaaTATGGATAAGGATAAAAGTTGGGATATGGACAAGGATAAATAGTtgggataaagataaaaatataattcgagaattattattcaatgtttggtacgtgggatagggatagggataaaataatacattttactattttaaccgtatttaaactacataacattaatttgagggataagatagacttttccatcctattaaaatcgcaggagcttatcccacttcttataccacccccctcctgggtataggatttgagggataagagacTTATCCCTCATCTGTCTCACTCTCCTATCTCACAAACAAACACgtgataacttatctcgtgatttttatccctatcccacctcctatatccctccTAACAAACACCTtgttagggttaaagaagtccattaattttaatattgcaaaacgctaattgaaaaaactccttttaggagctttttctaaattagcgttttcatcccaaaactctcccCCAAACCTCTCTCTACCAAACACCCCAATCAgcagtttcagtggtcaaaccactaaagttggtcaaaaccgctctttttattacaaaacgctctttaccaaatagGGTCTTTAACTAACAAAAATACTAACCGCCATGGCTGGGACGGCTGCCGGAGACCTGGGAGACTTTGCAATTGCGCATCTCTTCAGCAGATCTTCATTTTCTCGCCTTTCTGAACCAAAAGTCCCTGCTCGGAACTCTTTTGCTGATGTCGTGAAGAACTCCATTCCGTCAGCAGGACGACCTTCGCCGATCGCGATGCCTGCTCCAACACAGCcaatgatctctgatgaaggaGGGTTTCATGCTGTTCGAATTCCTCAAGTACTCTACGAGGAACGCGTGAAAGTTGTACAACATTCTGTCATTGGCCGGATTTCTCTAAATAAAGGGGAAAAGCCGTGGAAGCATGCTGATCTCAAACAGAAGCTAAACCAGGTATGCAGACGCAATCTTGATTGGAAACTGATTTCCCTTGGTAAAGGATTCTTTCAGATTGTAATGCCTGATGAGAGTGCCCTTCAAAGCATCTGGAGTCATGGTGCAATTTCTCTCAAGCCGGGTATTATCAGATTCTCGCCCTGGACTCCCGGCTTCAACCCAGAGCTTCACAAATCCGCCTCTGCACAAGTCTGGGTAAGATTCTATAATCTTccttgggaattctgggatTCCAGAATCATTGCGAGCATTGCTCGAGCTGTTGGAGTTCCAATTAAATTTGACTATAACACGATTAATGGTGAATTTGGTCACTATGCCAGAGTTCTTATTGATGTTGAACTCACTTCAGAAATTCAGGACAGGCTCCGTGTTGACACTGATGAGCATAAACAATGGGTCTTCTTAGAATACGAGAATTTACCTATGTTGTGTGGTACTTGCTCTGCCATTGGGCATTCTTCAGCTTCTTGCAGGAGGAACACCAATGTTACACAGCCTCAAGGCAACAGACCTCCTAATCCGCCTATTAAACGATCCTGGCAGCGTGTTAAATCCAACCCGGTCGCCAATGATAAGAACCAGGAGGGGGCGAATGTCCTGCGCAGTGAGGACAACCCATTTGGGGTAAACAAGGGAAATGTGGATAATCTTCAAATAGTGTTGCACCGCTCTGAAACATATGAATCTAAGGAACGGGATACCTGGGAGGACTGTAGTGAAGATGACAGGAGGGCTGAGTCCGACCTTGAATAACTGGATGTTCGTATACCTACAGGGCTGCCAAAAGAGGTAAACTATCTTTCTGAATCTTTTGAATGGACTCAACATATGATTAGAACACAGAATAGAGATATATGTACTGTGAAGGACTATGCAGCTGAGAGCAGTGATTGGATCACGTCCCGTAAAAAATCCAAAGGCAAAAACAAACAGTCTCGTCTGACAGGACGAGTCGACTCCCAGTAGTGATGAATATATTGTACTGGAATTGCAGGGGTATCCTGAATTTGGGAACCCAGAGGGCTCTCAAGTTAATCTGTCGAAGCAATCACCTAGACCTTGTCTGCCTTGCTGAACCTATGATTGATCCTGATAGAGTCCCTGATCAGTTCTGGAGGTCTATTGGTCTGCAATTCGTTACCCGCAATGATGTAAATTCCATTTGGGTCTTTTGTAAAATTGGGCACATGGATCGGTGTTCCACTGTCACCAATCATGACCAGCATGTGACTCTGAGGTATAGTCTCCTTCAATCTCATTACCACATTTCTTTTGTTTATGGTAGTAACAATGCTGGCAGGCGCAGAGTTTTGTGGGATTCATTGCTCTCAGTGGTAGGAGGTGATAAAAGATTGATTTTGGGTGACTTTAATGCGGTATTAGGGGCGCATGAAAAAACAGGTCGAAGTCCATCTGGAGGCAGTTGCAGGGATTTTAGAGAATTCATTAGAAATGGGGAGTTATTGGAGGTTGATAATACTGGGCTTCAATTCACTTGGTCGAacggaagaagaggagaggatTATGTGGAATGTAAATTGGACAGAGCTTTGGTAAATTCTGAATTCATTGATTGTTGGGACAGATTAAactgttctgttcttcctcgcAATAAATCCGATCACAGTCCGATTCTTCTGTCATGTACTTCTAGCACCAGCAGAAAAAGCAGGTTCAAATTTCTATCTATGTGGACCACGCATAGCTCTCTCCACAAGCTTGTGGCTGATCACTGGGAGTCCTGCAATGTCTCTCTTCCTCCCGCCCAGCTGCTCTGTTATAAGCTCAAGTCTCTTAGGCCCAAGCTCAGAATTTGGAACAAGGAAGTGTTTGGACATGTAGACAGCAACATCTCTGATGCTATGATGAAGCTTGAAAGCATCCAAAGTTCAATTTCGAGTGAAGGCATGAATGAGGCTAGATTTGCTCAGGAAATTGAAGCGCAGCAGGATCTGGACCTACAGCTCTACAGACAGGAGCCGCTGTTCAgggagaaaagcaaagaaaaatggcTAGCCGCTGGGGACAGAAACACCAACTTCTTTCACCGATCTGCTAAAA includes these proteins:
- the LOC136209948 gene encoding cold-regulated 413 plasma membrane protein 2-like; translation: MGIQNFLSMRTDQQKSELISSDFQELKNAAKNLANHAIKLGGLGFGTSFLQWMASFAAIYLLILDRTNWRSNILTGLLIPYIFFSLPPLLFNIFRGEVGKWVALVAVVLRLFFPRHFPDWLEMPGAGILLIVVAPSLIASSVRNSWIGVGISLVIACYLLQEHIRASGGFRNAFTKANGVSNTIGIVLLFVYPAWALVLGFL